One Halobaculum sp. CBA1158 DNA segment encodes these proteins:
- a CDS encoding bifunctional 4-hydroxy-2-oxoglutarate aldolase/2-dehydro-3-deoxy-phosphogluconate aldolase: protein MSTTEAFAAMRESGVVAVMRGAEPETVVDTAEALVAGGVTALEVTADTDGATDMIATLSAALGEDVLVGAGTVLDAATARAAIAAGAEFVVCPTFEAGVVETCNRYGVLCAPGVMTPTEAQRAYEAGADMVKVFPAKTVGPDHVAALKGPLGQLEIMPTGGVSPDNAGEYIDAGAVCVGAGSALVDRDLVAAGDFEAITDRAEAFREVIEAARE, encoded by the coding sequence ATGAGTACCACCGAGGCGTTCGCGGCGATGCGCGAGTCGGGCGTCGTCGCCGTCATGCGGGGGGCCGAGCCCGAGACCGTCGTCGACACCGCCGAGGCGCTCGTCGCCGGCGGCGTCACGGCGCTGGAGGTCACCGCCGACACCGACGGCGCGACCGACATGATCGCGACCCTCTCGGCGGCGCTGGGCGAGGACGTGCTCGTCGGCGCGGGCACCGTCCTCGACGCCGCGACCGCCCGCGCGGCGATCGCCGCCGGCGCGGAGTTCGTCGTCTGCCCCACGTTCGAGGCGGGCGTCGTCGAGACGTGCAACCGCTACGGCGTGTTGTGCGCCCCGGGCGTGATGACGCCGACGGAGGCACAACGGGCCTACGAGGCCGGCGCGGACATGGTGAAGGTGTTCCCGGCGAAGACCGTCGGACCCGACCACGTCGCGGCGCTGAAGGGACCGCTCGGCCAGTTGGAGATCATGCCCACCGGCGGCGTCTCCCCCGACAACGCCGGCGAGTACATCGACGCCGGCGCGGTCTGCGTCGGTGCCGGGTCGGCGCTCGTCGACCGCGACCTCGTCGCCGCCGGCGACTTCGAGGCGATCACCGACCGCGCGGAGGCGTTCCGCGAGGTCATCGAGGCCGCACGCGAGTAG
- a CDS encoding Rdx family protein has product MTHVEIEYCVPCGMLDRAQDVQAAILEGYGTEVDSVSLVAGDGGVFEVRADDEVIFDEESDEFDVDAIVDAVGGRVGAAA; this is encoded by the coding sequence GTGACACACGTCGAGATCGAGTACTGCGTCCCCTGCGGGATGCTGGACCGTGCACAGGACGTCCAAGCGGCGATCCTCGAGGGGTACGGGACGGAGGTCGATTCCGTGTCGCTGGTCGCCGGCGACGGCGGCGTCTTCGAGGTCCGCGCAGACGACGAGGTCATCTTCGACGAGGAGTCCGACGAGTTCGACGTGGACGCGATCGTCGACGCGGTCGGAGGCCGCGTCGGCGCGGCGGCCTGA
- a CDS encoding amphi-Trp domain-containing protein: protein MPEEVLFKSESDQSREAIASYLRKVADNLESGDPIKLKAGSESVTLNPPARPTFEVKAEREGPAGNMTERSIEFELEWDENDGGEESRSGQLEIE, encoded by the coding sequence ATGCCCGAAGAAGTCCTGTTCAAATCAGAGAGCGACCAGAGTCGAGAAGCGATTGCATCGTACCTCCGGAAAGTCGCGGACAATCTCGAGAGCGGAGACCCCATCAAGCTGAAAGCGGGCTCCGAGTCCGTAACGCTGAACCCCCCTGCCCGGCCGACCTTCGAGGTCAAAGCTGAACGCGAAGGTCCCGCTGGCAACATGACCGAACGCAGCATCGAGTTCGAACTCGAATGGGACGAGAACGACGGTGGGGAAGAGAGCAGAAGTGGTCAGTTAGAGATCGAGTAG
- a CDS encoding DUF2071 domain-containing protein, producing MVSRRLLSMRWRDALFAHWRVDPATVAARLPDPLSVATHDGDAYLGVVPFEMTDIRPRGSPIGLSFPELNLRTYVTHGDTKGVYFFSLDAEDALGVGVARTLFRLPYYRASMDVTRDDGDVTVRSRRAHPGAPPAPFDATYGPCGETSPPEPGSLEAFLVENYRFYTQGRDRIYYGDIDHEPWPLAPADCEIRENGLFAANGFDEPEGDPILHYSPGIDVTADRIRRLDANGRGDGTVAGDAASVSIPVDDD from the coding sequence ATCGTGTCCCGACGGCTGCTCTCGATGCGGTGGCGCGACGCGCTGTTCGCCCACTGGCGGGTCGACCCCGCGACGGTCGCCGCCCGCCTGCCCGACCCGCTGTCGGTCGCGACGCACGACGGCGACGCGTACCTCGGGGTCGTCCCGTTCGAGATGACCGACATCCGGCCGCGGGGGTCCCCGATCGGCCTGTCGTTCCCGGAGCTCAACCTCCGGACGTACGTCACCCACGGCGACACGAAGGGGGTGTACTTCTTCAGTCTCGACGCGGAGGACGCCCTCGGCGTCGGCGTCGCCCGGACGCTGTTCCGGCTCCCGTACTACCGCGCGTCGATGGACGTGACCAGGGACGACGGCGACGTGACCGTGCGGAGCCGCCGGGCTCACCCCGGCGCGCCGCCCGCGCCGTTCGACGCGACCTACGGTCCGTGTGGGGAGACGAGCCCGCCCGAGCCCGGGAGTCTCGAGGCGTTCCTCGTCGAAAACTACCGCTTCTACACCCAGGGCCGCGACCGGATCTACTACGGCGACATCGACCACGAGCCGTGGCCGCTCGCGCCGGCCGACTGCGAGATCCGCGAGAACGGCCTGTTCGCAGCGAACGGCTTCGACGAGCCGGAGGGTGACCCGATCCTCCACTACTCGCCCGGGATAGACGTGACCGCGGATCGGATCCGGCGACTGGACGCGAACGGGCGCGGCGACGGAACCGTCGCCGGCGACGCCGCGAGCGTGTCGATCCCCGTCGACGACGACTGA
- a CDS encoding DNA methyltransferase — MVELEDITTLPGFGPSKVDNFRDAGYRSLEDLRGITWDELGEINGIKSAAKRRALLNFLEEHDLRETPETEENYERFRSLLEELFQFESADLDFGVYRILNARRDRIEEFLDEELERTVKAELDAFRAAERGPARERLDAVVDRIAEDFPQWLDENGTVDETALPEDPQGIAEERMNAYLEAKAEAERAEIGERTEAAIYQDLYRFFNRYYEDGDFVPQRRAANQEKYAIPYNGEEVKLHWANRDQYLVKTGERFSDYRFREDSYEVEFSLHDASVEPSNRKGDERYFVLRAETPVEQDGRRLTVHFEYRPLRDDDYDDYDLSEGSRTKARDLQARIETRILSGVSSQLEGVLDRETDDAYSDSTVLQKHLRNYRTRNEEDYFIHKDLRGFLERELDFYLKNEVFSWRELTDDTGEIPAHVRARIEAIENIAGEILEFVSEIEEFQKRLYEKKKFVVDTEYCVTLDNVPEELYPEILENEGQLNEWESLFGVEREDGMTEDDLRERHGLVLDTKHFDEEFRYAVLSSFDDIAERTDGIAVNGENFQALRLLEATFEDQVDSVYIDPPYNTGEDDFVFKDDFADSSWLSMMNDRLDLGFDLMKPSGTLLCHIDEHELSELHRLLTENYGEENNLGEIVWNKRNPKGDAGGVATQHEYVFSWTNSIEEFKSANGFVRLKENAEAMRNKADSLFDAVQRSEITLEEANSRYQDWIRNNESLSGGERAYKYIDEEGRIYRPTSMAWPNKNDPPDDYRSDLVHPKTGEPCKKPKRGWRFPSDSLAEMQEGTLRERADHLIKGEIVFGHDHTTIPNRKTLLEGNVVENLPSVLSYGGSADALFTGLGLTFDDNPKPLEISKRLLEPALLLSDPDHTVENPLVLDFFAGSGTTGDTAITLEREFDTDIDYILVEMGDHFDEVLLPRIKKRVFSSTWTDGVPQTEDSIGHVVRYHRLESYDDTLDNLDVDEGQASIDSFTPNTLEYLLRFGVDGPSLLDLAGLKDPFDYEIDVRNGDESRTERIDLVETFNYLLGLRVETVRTFEEHGRKYRVVNGQTDGKSAVIVWRPVSEDDGADFFEAERAFLNATVLDDEDLVYVNYDCAVADAKSIENAFQNRMWD; from the coding sequence ATGGTCGAACTCGAGGATATCACTACTCTCCCCGGATTCGGTCCCTCCAAAGTGGATAACTTCCGGGACGCAGGCTACCGATCTCTCGAGGATCTGCGCGGAATCACGTGGGACGAACTGGGCGAGATCAACGGGATCAAATCCGCCGCGAAGCGGCGCGCCCTCCTCAACTTCTTGGAGGAACACGACCTCAGAGAGACCCCCGAGACCGAGGAGAACTACGAACGGTTCCGATCGCTCCTCGAGGAGCTGTTTCAGTTCGAGAGCGCCGACCTCGACTTCGGCGTGTACCGGATACTGAACGCGAGGCGGGATCGGATCGAGGAGTTCCTCGACGAGGAACTTGAACGGACGGTGAAAGCGGAACTCGACGCGTTTCGAGCGGCCGAACGGGGACCGGCACGGGAGCGACTCGATGCAGTCGTGGACCGAATCGCGGAGGACTTTCCGCAGTGGTTGGACGAGAACGGGACCGTCGACGAGACCGCACTCCCCGAGGACCCACAGGGGATCGCCGAAGAGCGGATGAACGCCTATCTGGAGGCGAAAGCCGAGGCGGAACGGGCCGAGATCGGCGAGCGGACGGAGGCCGCGATCTATCAGGACCTCTATCGGTTCTTCAATCGCTACTACGAGGACGGCGACTTCGTCCCCCAGCGTCGCGCCGCGAACCAGGAGAAGTACGCCATCCCCTACAACGGCGAGGAGGTCAAACTCCATTGGGCCAACAGGGATCAGTACCTCGTCAAGACGGGCGAACGGTTCAGCGACTACAGGTTCCGGGAGGACTCCTACGAGGTCGAGTTCTCGCTGCACGACGCGTCCGTCGAACCGAGCAACAGGAAGGGCGACGAGCGGTACTTCGTCCTCCGGGCCGAGACGCCGGTCGAACAGGACGGCCGTCGGCTCACGGTCCACTTCGAGTACCGACCGCTCCGGGACGACGACTACGACGACTACGACCTCTCGGAGGGGTCCCGCACGAAGGCGCGAGATCTCCAAGCGAGGATCGAGACCCGGATCCTCTCGGGAGTTAGCTCCCAACTCGAGGGCGTCCTCGATCGAGAAACCGACGACGCGTACAGCGACAGCACCGTCCTCCAGAAACACCTGCGAAACTACCGGACGAGAAACGAGGAGGACTACTTCATCCACAAGGACCTCCGGGGGTTCCTCGAGCGGGAACTCGACTTCTACCTGAAAAACGAGGTATTCTCCTGGAGGGAACTGACCGACGACACGGGCGAGATACCTGCCCACGTCCGCGCGAGGATCGAGGCGATCGAGAACATCGCCGGCGAGATACTCGAGTTCGTCTCCGAGATAGAGGAGTTCCAGAAACGGCTGTACGAGAAGAAGAAGTTCGTCGTCGACACCGAATACTGTGTCACGCTGGACAACGTTCCCGAGGAACTCTACCCCGAGATCCTCGAGAACGAGGGACAACTGAACGAGTGGGAGTCCCTCTTCGGAGTCGAACGGGAGGATGGGATGACCGAGGACGACCTACGGGAACGGCACGGACTGGTCCTCGATACGAAACACTTCGACGAGGAGTTCCGATACGCCGTTCTGTCGAGCTTCGACGACATCGCCGAGCGAACGGACGGAATCGCGGTCAACGGCGAGAACTTCCAGGCGCTACGGCTGCTCGAGGCGACGTTCGAGGACCAGGTAGACTCCGTCTACATCGACCCGCCCTACAACACGGGCGAGGACGATTTCGTGTTCAAGGACGACTTCGCCGACTCCAGCTGGTTGTCCATGATGAACGATAGGCTCGACCTCGGGTTCGATCTGATGAAGCCCTCGGGAACGCTCCTTTGCCACATCGACGAACACGAGCTGTCCGAGCTCCATCGACTCCTCACGGAGAACTACGGGGAGGAGAACAACCTCGGAGAGATCGTCTGGAACAAGCGAAACCCGAAGGGGGACGCCGGAGGGGTGGCCACGCAGCACGAGTACGTCTTCTCGTGGACGAACAGCATCGAGGAGTTCAAATCCGCGAACGGTTTCGTCCGCCTGAAGGAGAACGCCGAGGCGATGCGGAACAAGGCGGACTCGCTGTTCGACGCCGTACAGCGGTCGGAGATCACGCTCGAGGAGGCGAACTCGAGGTACCAAGACTGGATACGGAACAACGAGAGCCTCAGCGGGGGAGAACGAGCGTACAAGTACATCGACGAGGAGGGGCGTATCTACCGGCCCACCTCGATGGCGTGGCCGAACAAGAACGATCCCCCCGACGACTACAGGTCCGACCTCGTTCATCCGAAGACCGGAGAACCCTGTAAGAAACCGAAGAGAGGCTGGCGATTCCCGTCCGACTCGTTAGCGGAGATGCAGGAGGGGACGCTGCGAGAGCGGGCGGATCACCTGATCAAAGGCGAGATCGTCTTCGGCCACGACCACACCACGATACCGAACAGGAAAACGCTCCTGGAAGGGAACGTCGTGGAGAACCTCCCCTCTGTGCTCTCGTACGGAGGAAGCGCGGACGCGCTCTTTACCGGGTTGGGACTGACGTTCGACGACAATCCGAAGCCGTTGGAGATAAGCAAGCGACTCCTGGAGCCCGCGCTGCTGTTATCGGACCCGGACCACACCGTCGAGAACCCCCTCGTGTTGGACTTCTTCGCGGGGTCCGGGACGACCGGCGACACCGCGATAACCCTCGAACGGGAGTTCGACACGGACATCGATTACATCCTGGTGGAGATGGGCGACCACTTCGATGAGGTCCTCCTGCCGAGGATCAAAAAGCGGGTGTTCTCCTCGACCTGGACGGACGGCGTCCCGCAGACCGAGGACTCGATCGGACACGTCGTTCGCTATCACCGGCTGGAGAGCTACGACGACACGCTCGATAACTTGGACGTGGACGAGGGACAAGCCAGCATCGACTCGTTCACGCCGAACACCCTGGAGTACCTGCTCAGGTTCGGCGTCGACGGTCCGTCCCTCCTCGACCTTGCCGGACTCAAAGACCCGTTCGACTACGAGATAGACGTCCGGAACGGTGACGAGTCCAGGACCGAACGGATCGACCTAGTCGAGACGTTCAACTACTTGCTCGGATTGCGGGTCGAAACGGTCCGGACCTTCGAGGAACACGGCCGGAAATACAGAGTGGTGAACGGGCAGACGGACGGCAAATCGGCCGTGATCGTCTGGCGACCCGTGAGCGAGGACGACGGGGCGGACTTCTTCGAGGCCGAGCGAGCGTTCCTGAACGCGACCGTCCTCGACGACGAGGACCTCGTGTACGTCAACTACGACTGTGCGGTAGCGGACGCCAAGTCCATCGAGAACGCGTTCCAGAACAGGATGTGGGACTGA
- a CDS encoding class I SAM-dependent methyltransferase yields MSDDPDPPVDPHTQRATVRDGYDGMAAAYDREREASDAPFVEPFLEGLSPGDRVLDAGCGQGTPVLNRVPDGVSVVGVDLSASMLDLARDRTDAPLVRGDLTRLPVASDGVDAVTALHSVIHVPIAEHPTVFREFARALRPGGRLYLTAATDGEGWAGANDDWLGGGETMAWSFPGLDETRTQLREAGFRVTDERVLDDAVAEDDGGAWTHLFARLREN; encoded by the coding sequence GTGAGCGACGACCCCGATCCGCCCGTGGATCCGCACACCCAGCGCGCGACCGTCCGCGACGGCTACGACGGCATGGCGGCCGCGTACGACCGCGAGCGAGAGGCGTCGGACGCGCCCTTCGTCGAGCCGTTCCTGGAGGGACTCTCGCCGGGAGACCGGGTCCTCGACGCCGGGTGCGGGCAGGGAACGCCGGTGTTGAACCGCGTTCCCGACGGTGTCAGCGTCGTCGGCGTCGACCTGTCGGCGTCGATGCTCGACCTGGCGCGCGACCGGACCGACGCCCCCCTCGTCCGCGGCGACCTGACCCGACTGCCGGTGGCGTCCGACGGCGTCGACGCCGTCACCGCCCTCCACTCGGTGATCCACGTGCCGATCGCCGAACATCCGACGGTGTTCCGAGAGTTCGCGCGGGCGCTCCGTCCGGGCGGCCGCCTGTACCTCACCGCCGCGACCGACGGGGAGGGGTGGGCCGGAGCCAACGACGACTGGCTCGGGGGCGGCGAAACGATGGCGTGGTCGTTCCCCGGTCTCGACGAGACTCGTACACAGCTTCGCGAGGCCGGGTTTCGTGTGACCGACGAACGCGTCCTCGACGACGCCGTCGCCGAGGACGACGGCGGCGCGTGGACCCACCTGTTCGCTCGACTCCGCGAGAACTGA
- a CDS encoding ABC transporter permease, with protein sequence MSRLGRVRAETLAATRSFLRRRTAVFFTFFFPLLLVLIFGVLVRTQPGGGGLFSRPDAYYLPGYLATVVLFTPLSRVGSEIARHRDGHRFEKLATTPLTRGEWLLAHTLVNVGVIGVASIAVFALVTLVTGASIPLSADLLLLVPFVVVGVVLFCGVGAVLGRVADTQDGVIAASNSVALPLLFLSDTFVSPDLLPGWFLPAVNLSPLTYFSRGVRALTFEAPDAGGLAGVGAAENLAILAALSVVAFVAGAVAVPRGE encoded by the coding sequence GTGAGCCGCCTCGGTCGGGTCCGCGCGGAGACGCTGGCGGCGACGCGGTCGTTCCTCCGCCGCCGGACGGCGGTGTTCTTCACCTTCTTCTTCCCGCTGCTGCTCGTCCTGATCTTCGGCGTGCTCGTGCGGACACAGCCGGGCGGCGGGGGGCTGTTCTCCCGGCCGGACGCGTACTACCTCCCGGGCTACCTCGCGACGGTCGTCCTCTTTACGCCCCTCTCCCGAGTCGGCTCGGAGATCGCCCGTCACCGCGACGGCCACCGCTTCGAGAAGCTGGCGACCACGCCGCTGACGCGCGGGGAGTGGCTGCTGGCGCACACGCTCGTCAACGTCGGCGTCATCGGCGTCGCCTCGATCGCGGTGTTCGCGCTCGTCACTCTCGTCACCGGCGCGAGCATCCCGCTGTCGGCGGACCTCCTCCTGCTCGTCCCGTTCGTCGTCGTCGGGGTCGTCCTCTTTTGCGGCGTCGGCGCGGTGCTGGGGCGGGTCGCCGACACCCAGGACGGCGTCATCGCCGCCTCGAACTCGGTGGCGCTTCCCCTGCTGTTCCTCTCGGACACGTTCGTCTCGCCCGACCTCCTCCCGGGGTGGTTCCTCCCCGCCGTGAACCTCTCGCCGCTCACCTACTTCTCGCGGGGGGTGCGCGCGCTCACGTTCGAGGCTCCCGACGCCGGCGGGCTGGCGGGGGTGGGCGCGGCGGAGAACCTCGCGATCCTGGCGGCGCTGTCGGTCGTCGCGTTCGTCGCCGGCGCGGTCGCCGTGCCGCGCGGGGAGTGA
- a CDS encoding DUF4349 domain-containing protein → MRRGPILAVCCALLLVLAGCSGAGNSAGGDAAQTGGSVDVTAEATAAADAESGEDGGSDGGVRAQAAERDLIYEATVRLRVDDFDAARADIAETARERGGYVGDSSRQVNGEGNRTWTAGRIVLRVPTGNYSGALSAVEERGEVRSSEQSVRDVTDQVVDLEARLESLRAERDRLRELYEDANDTEEVLAVQRELSDVQTEIERTEARLRSLEDRVAYATITVELREPAPDPEPVERTSWYDTPVTEAFLQSVDGVIVLGRSLVVLTAYALPFLLVASVPLAGVALGVRYLRNRRRGP, encoded by the coding sequence ATGCGACGAGGCCCGATACTGGCCGTGTGTTGTGCTCTCCTGCTGGTCCTCGCGGGGTGTTCCGGAGCCGGAAACTCCGCCGGCGGCGACGCCGCGCAGACCGGCGGATCGGTGGACGTGACCGCCGAGGCGACCGCCGCCGCCGACGCCGAGTCGGGCGAGGACGGCGGAAGCGACGGCGGCGTGCGCGCGCAGGCGGCGGAACGCGATCTGATCTACGAGGCGACCGTGCGACTCAGGGTCGACGACTTCGACGCCGCCCGCGCGGACATCGCCGAGACGGCCCGCGAGCGCGGCGGCTACGTCGGCGACTCCTCGCGGCAGGTCAACGGCGAGGGGAACCGCACGTGGACGGCCGGGCGGATCGTCCTTCGGGTGCCGACGGGCAACTACTCGGGGGCGCTGTCGGCCGTCGAGGAGCGCGGCGAGGTCCGCTCCTCCGAGCAGTCGGTGCGGGACGTGACCGACCAGGTGGTCGACCTCGAGGCGCGCCTGGAGAGTCTCCGGGCCGAGCGCGACCGGCTCCGCGAGCTGTACGAGGACGCCAACGACACCGAGGAGGTGCTGGCGGTCCAGCGCGAGCTCTCGGACGTGCAAACCGAGATCGAGCGCACGGAGGCGCGACTGCGGAGCCTGGAGGACCGCGTGGCGTACGCGACGATCACCGTCGAGCTTCGCGAGCCCGCCCCGGACCCCGAGCCGGTCGAGCGAACGAGCTGGTACGACACGCCGGTCACGGAGGCGTTCCTCCAGTCGGTCGACGGCGTGATCGTGCTCGGCCGGAGTCTCGTCGTGTTGACGGCCTACGCGCTGCCGTTCCTCCTCGTCGCGAGCGTGCCCCTCGCGGGGGTCGCGCTCGGCGTCCGGTACCTCCGGAATCGACGACGCGGTCCGTGA
- a CDS encoding ABC transporter ATP-binding protein has translation MNDEPVVRAVGARKSYDGTVALDGVSLDVREGEVFGLIGPNGAGKTTLVRALTGTVDAEGTLELFGDPARDSDRSRLGLLPQEFSPAERLTARELVAYYAGLYDDARPVEAVLADVGLADDADADTWYENLSGGQKRRACVAAALVNDPDVLVLDEPTTGIDPAGRRALWELLESLADGGVTVLLTSHSMDEVERLADRVGLLRDGRLVATGTPAELVAEHGGPARLVVAGPDAEAGAAPLREAGFAVEVGADEVVLGDVSPEDLGQAVTALADAGVDYESLTWTEPTLEDVYLRLTGETFEGAFTPGASAVAGDAAAGDDSTADGDAAAGDDSTADGDAVGDASPADRAGDATPGDRAGDAPSGVER, from the coding sequence ATGAACGACGAGCCGGTCGTGCGCGCCGTCGGCGCGCGCAAGTCCTACGACGGGACGGTCGCGCTCGACGGCGTCTCGCTCGACGTGCGTGAGGGGGAGGTCTTCGGGCTGATCGGCCCGAACGGCGCGGGCAAGACGACGCTGGTGCGCGCGCTCACCGGCACCGTCGACGCCGAGGGAACCCTCGAGCTGTTCGGCGACCCCGCCCGCGACTCCGACCGCTCGCGACTCGGCCTGCTCCCCCAGGAGTTCAGCCCGGCCGAGCGCCTGACCGCCCGCGAACTCGTCGCCTACTACGCCGGCCTGTACGACGACGCCCGACCGGTCGAGGCGGTGCTCGCGGACGTGGGACTCGCCGACGACGCGGACGCCGACACCTGGTACGAGAACCTCTCGGGCGGGCAGAAGCGCCGCGCCTGCGTCGCCGCCGCGCTCGTGAACGACCCCGACGTGCTCGTGCTCGACGAGCCGACGACCGGCATCGACCCCGCGGGCCGGCGCGCGCTGTGGGAACTGCTGGAGTCGCTCGCCGACGGCGGCGTCACGGTCCTCCTCACCAGCCACTCGATGGACGAGGTCGAGCGCCTCGCCGACCGCGTCGGCCTCCTGCGCGACGGCCGCCTCGTCGCGACGGGCACGCCCGCGGAACTGGTCGCGGAGCACGGCGGGCCCGCCCGCCTCGTCGTCGCCGGACCGGACGCGGAGGCCGGGGCTGCCCCGCTTCGGGAGGCGGGCTTCGCCGTCGAGGTCGGGGCCGACGAGGTCGTCCTCGGCGACGTGAGTCCCGAGGACCTGGGGCAGGCGGTGACCGCGCTCGCCGACGCCGGCGTCGACTACGAGTCGCTCACGTGGACCGAGCCGACGCTCGAGGACGTGTACCTCCGACTGACCGGCGAGACGTTCGAGGGCGCGTTCACTCCCGGCGCGAGCGCGGTCGCGGGCGACGCCGCAGCCGGCGACGACTCGACCGCTGACGGCGACGCCGCAGCCGGCGACGACTCGACCGCTGACGGCGACGCCGTCGGCGACGCTTCCCCCGCCGACCGCGCCGGCGACGCTACCCCCGGCGACCGCGCCGGCGACGCCCCCTCGGGGGTGGAACGGTGA
- a CDS encoding inositol monophosphatase family protein, which yields MTDDADRDAPPPESLAATAEAAVRAAGAYLADRFRDGDTVGAFETDDVKAAADEAAERLAFDRIHADFPNHSLHGEESGRAGEGPVEWIVDPLDGTNNYAIDYPSIASAVAARVDGEAVAAAIHEPLVDDCYVAVRDGGARLNGEPLPPAPRDRPLERSTVSLVVGLPAVRDESLSAEVASVRSALRGRCKRVLETWSPCVDWGLLARGSIAGVVCAYPDVFEQEAGELLASEAGVVSASADGYYVGALDEATRTELAEALPVAVGDGDEK from the coding sequence ATGACAGATGACGCCGACCGGGACGCGCCGCCCCCGGAGTCGCTGGCGGCGACCGCGGAGGCCGCGGTGCGAGCGGCCGGGGCGTACCTCGCCGACCGCTTTCGCGACGGCGACACCGTCGGGGCGTTCGAGACGGACGACGTGAAAGCGGCGGCCGACGAGGCGGCCGAGCGGCTGGCGTTCGACCGGATCCACGCGGACTTTCCGAACCACTCGCTCCACGGTGAGGAGTCGGGCCGCGCCGGCGAGGGTCCCGTCGAGTGGATCGTCGACCCGCTCGACGGCACGAACAACTACGCGATCGACTACCCCTCGATCGCCTCGGCCGTCGCCGCCCGAGTCGACGGCGAGGCGGTCGCGGCCGCGATCCACGAGCCGCTGGTCGACGACTGCTACGTCGCGGTCCGCGACGGCGGCGCGAGACTGAACGGCGAGCCGCTCCCGCCCGCGCCCCGCGACCGGCCGCTCGAGCGCTCGACGGTGTCGCTCGTGGTCGGCCTCCCCGCCGTCCGCGACGAGTCGCTGTCGGCGGAGGTCGCGTCGGTCCGGTCGGCGCTTCGCGGCCGGTGCAAGCGGGTGCTGGAGACGTGGTCGCCGTGCGTCGACTGGGGGCTGCTCGCGCGCGGCTCGATCGCGGGCGTCGTCTGCGCGTATCCGGACGTGTTCGAGCAGGAGGCCGGCGAACTCCTCGCGAGCGAGGCCGGCGTCGTCTCCGCGTCGGCCGACGGCTACTACGTCGGCGCGCTCGACGAGGCGACCCGAACGGAGTTGGCAGAGGCGCTTCCGGTCGCCGTCGGCGACGGGGACGAGAAGTGA
- a CDS encoding VOC family protein translates to MSHPGGLVFFRTANRDRAVDWYREVVGCEVWLEQPGCTILSREGFRFGLCDADEGDTETEGILTFVYPDRAGVDRLHDRVGDAAREEPHVNDRYDIYQFFAADPDGRTVEFQTFLHDLPE, encoded by the coding sequence ATGTCGCACCCCGGCGGCCTCGTCTTCTTCCGGACCGCGAACCGCGACCGCGCCGTCGACTGGTACCGCGAGGTCGTCGGCTGTGAGGTCTGGCTCGAACAGCCCGGCTGTACGATCCTCTCGCGGGAGGGCTTCCGGTTCGGCCTCTGTGACGCGGACGAGGGCGACACCGAGACCGAGGGGATACTCACGTTCGTCTACCCGGACCGCGCCGGCGTCGACCGCCTCCACGACCGCGTCGGCGACGCCGCCCGCGAGGAGCCGCACGTGAACGACCGGTACGACATCTACCAGTTCTTCGCGGCCGATCCGGACGGCCGGACCGTCGAGTTCCAGACGTTCCTCCACGACCTGCCGGAGTGA